The nucleotide window ttaattagaCTAGTCTTCTATATATGGCCCAATTTTATAGATTTTAATTAAATgcaaaaattgaaatttcataactaacttgacaaaaataaaataaaataatctaatCAATAATTTTCTTCACTCATTTTCTAGAATAGTCATATAGGCGGCTAATATTTGCCTTTGtctccctatttttttttttatatatataattattacatTGATAATGATATTACTATATGTCTATGTTTATAAATAGCAACCAAAATGAATATCTAAAATATAACAACTTAATTTCTTGAGTattcttgaaagaaaaagaaaaaaaaaaagttgtcatCACTCATCAATAATGTCTTTTTTGAGATTTATTGTTCCAATTTTCTTCTTGATTTCAATTTTCGTAGCATCGAATGCTCAATTAAGTGCTACATTTTATGCTACTACTTGCCCTAATGTTACTGAAATTGTACGTGGTGTCATGGAACAAACTCAACGTACCGATGTTCGTGCTGGTGCCAAAATTATTCGCCTTCATTTTCACGATTGCTTCGTTAATGTACGTGatttttttatgcatgtttatgTGTGTCAATTTATTATTGTAAGTTAGTATACACTATATATAGTACATAGTGTAGTTTAACGTTTGCATAAAAATAGTAGATTGGTcacccttttattttttaattaaagatttaagttatatacactaTATATAGTTACACTATCCATATAAGTTTCCTAAGTTATATATGGTTATTACTCTATTTTCTAGATTATCATATTAAGCGTGATATGTAGAGTTACTTATTATTATATCATGCAAGTCTAACCTGATaacgacaaaaaaaaaatttaccttaTCGGTgtacaatttttatattttctttttatgaatatttgtaTAATCAGGTCATTTATGACGATATATCAATTCATaataacttgataaaaataataattaatatattatcatAGGTTAAACTACActgataatatttattttattttttacaggGTTGTGATGGATCTATTTTGCTAGATAATGCAACTGGGATTATAAGTGAAAAAGATGCAGCTGCAAATGTTGGTGCTGGAGGATTTGAAATTGTGGATGATATTAAAACTGCATTGGAAAATGTGTGCCCCGGTGTTGTTTCTTGTGCTGATATTTTAGCTCTTGCATCTGAAATTGGAGTTGCCTTGGTAAGTCcacaaatctaaaaaaaaatatattatctggTGTTCGGTATTCATTTTAATAGTTTGATTAACTTGAATTTGAAGAGTTCGCACATTTAAATCCTAATCTATTCAGAATTTAATAAGCAAAGAAAAATCATGGTCAAGAATCAATAAATTCATAATTCTGGATCTGCCTCTGCCTCTGTGTAAAACCATTAAAGTGGATATAGTGCTACAATAACAACTACAACATATTCAGTATGATTCCAGAAGTGGTCTGGAGAGACTGATAGAGTGAACACGAATCTCATCCCCTACCTTGTGAGGTCGAGATGTTGTTTACGATGAAAGCGCTAAACAATCTCCACTAAAAATTCTTTTCATTTCAGAGTTGAAACTCGAAATATATCTGATTAAGGGAGGAGAAATCTTATTCAACCTACCACAATCATTAACAGAAACATAACCAGAATACGAATTATAGATTTGACCGAACTCATTAACTTTAGTTCAAACCTATATTTGTGTAATTAgtttaaatttctatatttttcaggTTGGAGGTCCAACATGGCAAGTTCTTTTAGGGAGAAGAGATAGCTTAACAGCAAATAGAACTGGAGTTGATAGTGATATCCCAAGCCCAGTTGAAAGCCTTGATGTTATGAGACCACAATTCACCAACAAGGGAATGGATATAACTGATCTTGTTGCTCTATCAGGTAATTGATCGgttcgattaatttaaattcacatattttttaaaaaatattatcatgtATAAAGACTTTTAgcattttctcataaaaaaagattataattatttaaggaTTTAATCTCGAGGTCTTTGATTATGAGACATGAAATTTTTTACTATTCCACCGCACCCCTTCTCTGTAGGTGCGCTTTTCGCCAAAGAGAATTACATGGGTAAAATTCACAAATGGTCATttttcaatcatgtaattaagAAATAGTCATTGTCAATATCATGAAGTTTCActtatgaaaaaatatgaaatttcactggttaattatttttcaaagacGGAGTCGAAAAGTACGTTCCAGATTTAGAACTTGAGACCTTTGAATAAGAGCgaaatcattttttatcatTCCACCATAAATCGTTGGTAATAGAATTTCATGTATTACATGTTGATAATATATAGGTTGACAGACTGTATAAAATTAGTCAATTTAATTCAGATGACTATTACTTTGACTTCTAGATTGTCAAAGGAATTCAATTGACATTGACAGTGTAAAGAATCTTTATACTATCAActatatcattatttttaagttatctGTTATAATGTTAGTTAACATCTTTCAGATGATCTGATcgtataaatattattattttttaggtgCACATACATTTGGAAGAGCAAGATGTAGGACATTTCAACAAAGACTTTTCAACTTTAATGGAAGTGGTAGCCCTGATCCAAcaataaactcaacttatt belongs to Solanum stenotomum isolate F172 chromosome 1, ASM1918654v1, whole genome shotgun sequence and includes:
- the LOC125853427 gene encoding lignin-forming anionic peroxidase-like, which produces MSFLRFIVPIFFLISIFVASNAQLSATFYATTCPNVTEIVRGVMEQTQRTDVRAGAKIIRLHFHDCFVNGCDGSILLDNATGIISEKDAAANVGAGGFEIVDDIKTALENVCPGVVSCADILALASEIGVALVGGPTWQVLLGRRDSLTANRTGVDSDIPSPVESLDVMRPQFTNKGMDITDLVALSGAHTFGRARCRTFQQRLFNFNGSGSPDPTINSTYLPTLQGTCPQGNDGNTFENLDKTTPDNFDNDYYINLQNQEGLLQTDQELFSTSGSDTIEIVNRYASSQTQFFDDFASSMIKLGNIGALTGTNGEIRTDCKRVN